A single genomic interval of Sulfurimonas sp. C5 harbors:
- a CDS encoding agmatine deiminase family protein yields MLIPEFEKQSFTQVVFPHENTDWSEYLEDARKNFVDIINAIRRFQPCLVVCYNITEVQSYFEDYTNIKFVEYTANDTWARDSSALTVEENGEIKLLNFTFNAWGGKFDAKLDDKMSHAISSVYSAPLVDCDFILEGGGVESNGAGLILTTSECMLNPNRNKDFTKEEVTQKLKEYFGAKEILYLNHGYLAGDDTDSHIDTLARFISKDTIMYVACDNERDEHYEALKKMEDELKEFVIEHKLKLIKLPMSSAVYYDDERLPATYANFLFVNDGVLVPTYNVKEDAEALEIFKWVFPNRKVVGIDCSTLIRQHGSLHCVTMNFASGVTLN; encoded by the coding sequence ATGTTAATTCCTGAATTTGAGAAACAAAGCTTTACTCAAGTCGTTTTTCCGCATGAAAATACAGATTGGTCTGAATATTTGGAAGATGCCAGAAAAAATTTTGTAGATATTATCAATGCAATCAGAAGATTTCAGCCCTGTTTAGTAGTGTGCTACAACATTACAGAGGTGCAAAGTTATTTTGAAGATTATACAAATATCAAATTTGTCGAATACACTGCAAACGATACGTGGGCACGTGACAGCTCTGCACTAACAGTTGAAGAAAACGGTGAAATTAAACTGCTTAATTTTACATTTAATGCATGGGGTGGTAAGTTTGATGCCAAACTTGACGATAAAATGTCTCATGCCATTTCATCTGTTTATTCAGCACCTTTAGTCGATTGTGATTTTATTTTAGAGGGTGGCGGTGTTGAGAGTAATGGAGCTGGGCTTATTCTAACAACTTCAGAGTGTATGCTCAACCCAAACAGAAATAAAGATTTTACAAAAGAAGAAGTGACACAAAAACTAAAAGAGTATTTTGGAGCTAAAGAGATTCTTTATCTAAATCATGGTTATCTAGCAGGTGATGATACAGATTCACACATAGATACATTGGCACGTTTTATCTCAAAAGACACTATTATGTATGTGGCTTGTGACAATGAGAGAGATGAACACTACGAAGCATTAAAGAAGATGGAAGATGAGCTTAAAGAATTTGTGATTGAACATAAATTGAAGCTTATAAAACTTCCAATGAGTTCAGCAGTATATTATGATGACGAGCGTTTACCTGCTACATATGCAAACTTTTTATTTGTAAACGACGGTGTGCTTGTACCGACATATAATGTCAAAGAGGATGCCGAAGCATTAGAGATTTTCAAATGGGTTTTTCCAAACAGAAAGGTTGTCGGAATCGATTGTTCAACACTAATCCGACAACACGGTTCACTTCACTGCGTCACTATGAACTTTGCTAGTGGTGTTACTCTCAACTGA
- a CDS encoding TonB-dependent receptor, whose protein sequence is MKKIIPLSLLAVSYLAANDLQIDTINVESTVISEVAQNAQTSADVAKALSDRVPSIDMNRRSGIANDIYIRGQKRDNIVVEVDGTKVYGACPNRMDPPASHIVANQIDTIQVIEGPYDIETFGALSGEVKITTRKPSEDFQGSINLGFGAWNYKKFGATMSGGNDLIRMIATVSSESSDQYEDGNGDTLATQLDKYAALNPADMTLQKKIYKPSYHDMPAYEKKSAMAKAFISTAENQELRLSVTANRSDNVLYPNSGMDAIYDDSNIYSVEYNIDSINNEYKNLNLQYYHSDVDHPMGTDYRVASTMPAMLMTNWLKTSMNGVKLKNTFDLLGHKLVIGLDGSTRKWSGHYDVAHVEKAKSIDDTKTQNTAIFAKLEKSYGNLDFVLGARYDSTKIKNNSYNSRKFSYTSANLMTTYNFNKENKIFLGIGQASRVPDARELYFNSYNMMMNTTKQVGTDTLKETTNREVDLGYETNNQYFKLKAKVFYSMLNDYIYYQQQANGVALTTNNFKNIDATVYGAELSASVYATDDISIDMGASYKVGRKDTALIGQTDKDLADIAPLRANIGVNYEYMNNSMATLEMQASDRWDTFDADNGEQEIAGWAVVNAKVKHAVNKKFDLTLGINNIFDVTYAINNTYTDLTLVSTGTTDVMLLNEPGRYFYTNLDFKF, encoded by the coding sequence ATGAAAAAAATCATACCATTATCGTTACTAGCTGTTTCATATCTTGCAGCTAATGATCTGCAAATAGACACAATCAATGTAGAGTCAACTGTAATCTCTGAAGTTGCTCAAAATGCTCAAACATCTGCTGATGTAGCAAAAGCACTCAGCGACAGAGTTCCAAGTATTGATATGAACAGAAGAAGTGGCATTGCCAACGATATTTATATCCGTGGACAAAAAAGAGACAACATCGTTGTTGAAGTTGACGGTACAAAAGTTTACGGTGCTTGTCCAAACAGAATGGATCCTCCTGCGTCACACATTGTTGCTAATCAAATCGATACAATCCAAGTTATCGAAGGTCCTTACGATATTGAAACTTTCGGTGCATTAAGCGGTGAAGTAAAAATTACAACAAGAAAACCATCTGAAGATTTTCAAGGTTCAATTAACTTAGGTTTTGGTGCATGGAACTACAAAAAATTCGGTGCTACTATGAGCGGTGGTAATGACCTTATTAGAATGATTGCGACTGTTTCTAGTGAATCAAGCGATCAATATGAAGATGGTAACGGTGATACATTGGCAACACAGTTAGACAAGTATGCAGCCCTGAACCCAGCAGATATGACTCTGCAAAAGAAAATATACAAACCTTCATATCATGATATGCCTGCATATGAGAAAAAAAGTGCCATGGCAAAAGCATTTATCTCAACTGCTGAAAATCAGGAATTACGCTTAAGTGTAACTGCAAATAGAAGTGATAATGTCCTTTATCCAAACTCTGGTATGGATGCAATTTATGATGATTCAAATATCTACAGCGTTGAGTACAATATAGACTCAATCAATAATGAATATAAAAATCTAAATCTGCAATACTACCACTCAGATGTTGATCACCCTATGGGGACTGACTATAGAGTAGCTTCAACTATGCCGGCAATGCTTATGACAAACTGGTTAAAAACATCAATGAACGGCGTTAAACTCAAAAATACTTTCGATCTTTTAGGGCACAAACTTGTTATCGGTTTAGATGGAAGTACGAGAAAATGGAGTGGTCATTATGATGTAGCACATGTTGAAAAAGCAAAAAGTATTGATGATACAAAAACACAAAATACTGCTATTTTTGCCAAACTGGAAAAATCTTACGGCAATTTAGACTTTGTACTTGGTGCAAGATATGATAGTACAAAAATCAAAAATAATAGTTACAACTCTAGAAAATTTTCTTATACTAGTGCAAATCTTATGACTACGTACAACTTTAATAAAGAGAATAAAATCTTCTTGGGTATTGGTCAAGCTTCTCGTGTACCGGATGCCAGAGAACTTTACTTTAACTCATATAATATGATGATGAACACTACAAAACAAGTGGGAACAGACACATTAAAAGAAACAACAAACAGAGAAGTTGATTTAGGATACGAAACAAATAATCAGTATTTCAAATTAAAAGCAAAAGTGTTTTATTCTATGCTCAACGACTATATTTATTACCAACAGCAAGCAAACGGTGTTGCACTAACTACAAACAACTTTAAAAATATTGATGCGACAGTTTATGGTGCTGAACTAAGTGCATCAGTATATGCGACAGATGATATTTCTATAGATATGGGAGCTTCATACAAAGTAGGTAGAAAAGATACAGCACTAATAGGACAAACAGATAAAGATCTGGCAGATATTGCTCCTCTTCGTGCGAATATCGGTGTAAATTATGAGTATATGAACAATTCAATGGCTACTCTTGAAATGCAAGCAAGTGACAGATGGGATACCTTCGATGCTGACAACGGTGAGCAAGAGATTGCCGGATGGGCCGTTGTGAATGCAAAAGTTAAACATGCTGTAAACAAAAAATTTGACCTTACACTCGGAATCAACAATATATTTGATGTAACATATGCCATAAATAACACATATACTGATCTTACACTTGTTAGTACCGGTACTACTGATGTAATGCTTCTAAACGAGCCTGGACGTTACTTCTACACTAACTTAGATTTTAAATTCTAA
- a CDS encoding NlpC/P60 family protein, whose translation MKALVLAIVALTFLGCSTKNPSAANYINLTPYTTQTAQEVPYKLKNENPVTLTIYEQYKKWYSTPYLYGGDSCEGIDCSALVQTVYQDGFGLHIPRDTKHQAQTGYFVNKSSIQEGDLLLFKTGYNSRHSGIYIERGNFLHTSTKHGVMISNINNPYWKEKYWQARRVLSY comes from the coding sequence ATGAAAGCACTAGTTCTTGCTATAGTAGCTTTAACCTTTTTAGGATGCTCTACCAAGAACCCTTCTGCTGCAAACTATATAAATTTAACACCATACACTACTCAAACTGCTCAGGAAGTTCCATATAAACTTAAAAATGAGAACCCTGTTACATTAACAATTTATGAACAGTATAAAAAATGGTACTCTACACCTTATCTCTATGGCGGTGACAGTTGTGAAGGAATTGATTGTTCAGCACTTGTACAAACTGTCTACCAAGATGGTTTCGGTCTTCATATACCAAGAGATACAAAACACCAAGCCCAAACAGGTTATTTTGTAAACAAGTCTTCTATTCAAGAGGGTGATCTCCTGCTCTTTAAAACTGGATATAACTCAAGACACTCCGGAATCTACATAGAACGCGGAAACTTTTTACATACCTCAACAAAACACGGGGTTATGATCTCAAATATCAATAACCCTTACTGGAAAGAAAAGTATTGGCAGGCAAGAAGAGTACTCAGTTATTAG
- a CDS encoding alanine racemase, giving the protein MAYITLNKKNFFYNLDIIADKTKSIDKIAVVLKDNAYGHGLCEMAGLAKEYGITKAVVRSQNDAEQIYKYFEYILVLAEKPKKADEKVHYTINELGAIKEFPRDTKVELKVNSGMNRNGIEANELAEAFALIKEQGLELKGVLTHHACADEEGDYFEFQQKNFEEIKQEARVLAKQYGYEIKFHSANSAALFRTKNFDEDMTRVGIAVYGCLEMPPSLPIVTLKPVLSVYAQKNSTRTLQEGNCVGYGASFKSVREQVVSNYDFGYGDGFLRSCSNIYKTPENVSIAGRISMDNSSFLSEDKELLIFSDARDAAKFAGTISYECLTALKPEIERKIV; this is encoded by the coding sequence ATGGCTTATATAACGTTAAATAAAAAGAACTTTTTTTATAATCTTGACATTATCGCAGATAAAACTAAAAGTATAGATAAAATTGCAGTAGTTTTGAAAGATAATGCATACGGTCACGGATTGTGTGAAATGGCAGGACTGGCAAAAGAGTACGGGATTACAAAAGCAGTTGTCAGATCGCAAAATGATGCAGAACAAATTTACAAATATTTTGAATACATTTTAGTGTTAGCAGAAAAACCGAAAAAAGCAGATGAAAAAGTACATTATACGATCAATGAATTAGGTGCAATTAAAGAGTTTCCCAGAGATACAAAAGTGGAATTGAAAGTAAATTCCGGGATGAATAGAAATGGTATTGAAGCAAATGAACTCGCAGAAGCTTTTGCTCTGATCAAAGAACAGGGACTCGAGCTTAAAGGTGTATTAACTCACCATGCCTGTGCAGATGAAGAGGGTGATTATTTTGAATTTCAGCAAAAGAACTTTGAAGAAATAAAACAAGAAGCAAGAGTTTTGGCTAAGCAATACGGTTATGAAATTAAATTTCACAGTGCTAATTCGGCAGCACTCTTTCGCACAAAAAATTTCGATGAAGATATGACAAGAGTAGGAATAGCAGTTTACGGCTGTTTGGAAATGCCTCCAAGTCTTCCTATAGTAACGCTCAAACCTGTTCTAAGTGTATATGCACAAAAGAACTCTACAAGAACTTTGCAAGAGGGTAATTGTGTCGGTTACGGTGCAAGTTTTAAAAGTGTAAGAGAACAAGTTGTATCAAATTACGATTTTGGTTACGGGGATGGTTTTTTAAGAAGCTGTTCAAACATCTATAAAACACCGGAGAATGTATCTATAGCGGGAAGAATTTCTATGGATAACAGTTCCTTTTTATCGGAAGATAAGGAGTTGTTGATTTTTAGTGATGCAAGGGATGCGGCAAAATTTGCAGGGACAATCTCTTATGAATGTTTAACGGCTTTAAAACCTGAGATTGAAAGAAAGATCGTCTAA
- a CDS encoding PP0621 family protein translates to MILKILLVIGVIAVVYFMFIKKKPISSKNNDTKLQANDMIECAQCGVYVEVGEAILSNGKYYCSQECLNKDK, encoded by the coding sequence ATGATATTAAAAATTTTACTTGTTATCGGAGTTATTGCCGTTGTATATTTTATGTTTATCAAAAAAAAGCCGATATCATCTAAGAACAACGACACTAAACTTCAAGCAAACGATATGATAGAGTGTGCTCAATGCGGTGTGTACGTAGAAGTTGGTGAAGCTATCTTAAGCAACGGTAAGTATTACTGTTCTCAAGAGTGTTTAAATAAGGACAAATGA
- a CDS encoding ComEC/Rec2 family competence protein, producing MIERVELFQTKKDLFLLFTLFLTLLSFSLSYEYYKYYQLTKFDSALIKAKVQKQYLKTKITKTGKEKTYQLLQLKSFDGFTFYTTAKKNFQDVKGEELELEIFIDNLSFYQYMKSFFAFSRILQVTTTNSNKEDLKSLIAIQHQNKIYSEIYEALYLATPLPKELQTTFSNLGLSHLIAISGFHLGIISALLFFLLKYPYKFFQNNYFPYRNHTRDIFIIISFVLLFYTLFLDTPPSLLRAYVMLVIGFLLYDRGIKIISMQTLFLTVLLIIAVFPRLFFSIGFWLSVAGVGYIFLFLIYFQEYKKLWQFLLLPLFVYLMMLPYSLTIFGNFSFLHPLSIIYTMLFTVFYPLTLLLHVFGFGGVFDPLLEALMATGSEGVKILLDIKILEVFIIISLGSILNRYLFFTLNLFAFFIFIYAINNVT from the coding sequence ATGATTGAGAGAGTAGAACTTTTTCAAACGAAAAAAGATCTATTCTTACTCTTTACCCTTTTTCTAACACTCCTTAGTTTCTCCCTTTCTTATGAATATTACAAATATTATCAATTAACTAAATTTGACTCTGCTTTAATCAAGGCAAAAGTTCAAAAACAATACCTTAAAACAAAAATTACTAAAACAGGAAAAGAAAAAACCTATCAACTCCTCCAATTAAAATCCTTTGACGGTTTTACATTTTACACAACTGCTAAAAAAAATTTTCAAGATGTAAAAGGAGAAGAATTAGAACTTGAAATCTTTATTGATAATCTTAGCTTTTATCAATACATGAAAAGTTTCTTCGCTTTTAGTAGAATTCTGCAAGTCACTACAACAAACAGTAATAAAGAAGACTTAAAATCTTTGATTGCAATACAGCATCAAAATAAGATATATTCTGAGATCTATGAAGCTTTGTATCTAGCAACACCTCTTCCAAAAGAGTTACAAACAACTTTTTCAAATTTAGGCTTAAGCCATTTAATTGCTATTAGCGGATTTCATTTGGGTATTATCTCTGCTTTACTCTTTTTCTTACTCAAATACCCTTACAAATTTTTTCAAAACAACTATTTTCCTTATAGAAACCATACACGGGACATCTTCATAATAATTTCATTTGTATTACTTTTCTATACCCTCTTCTTGGATACACCACCATCATTGCTTCGTGCTTATGTCATGCTTGTTATCGGCTTTTTGTTATATGATCGGGGAATTAAAATAATATCTATGCAAACACTATTTCTGACTGTTTTACTAATAATAGCTGTTTTTCCAAGATTATTCTTTAGTATAGGATTTTGGCTTAGTGTAGCAGGCGTAGGATATATTTTTCTTTTTCTTATCTATTTTCAAGAGTATAAAAAGCTTTGGCAATTTCTTTTATTACCTCTATTTGTATATTTAATGATGCTTCCTTACTCTTTAACAATTTTTGGAAATTTTTCTTTTCTCCATCCACTTTCAATAATCTATACGATGCTTTTTACAGTTTTTTATCCACTGACATTGCTATTACATGTATTTGGATTTGGAGGGGTATTTGATCCACTTTTAGAAGCTCTTATGGCAACGGGTAGTGAAGGTGTCAAGATTTTACTTGATATAAAAATATTAGAAGTGTTTATTATTATTTCATTGGGAAGTATTTTGAATAGATATCTATTCTTTACTCTCAATCTCTTCGCTTTTTTTATTTTTATATATGCCATCAATAATGTGACATAG
- a CDS encoding replicative DNA helicase, with protein MQDNLYNLAFERSILSSIIFEPSQFDDLSVMLKVDDFYLPAHQDIFKAIVTLFQNDLPIDEEFIKKELNKMKKFDEQVLLEILAANPISNTKAYVDEVKDKSLKRHLLTLTTEIKRVTVEEELPSADVVDIVEKKLYEITQDNQTSDFLDSPTMTFQTMEYIKEMKARGNSVLVGVDTGFKDLNKMTTGFGKGDLVIVAARPAMGKTSFILNTVHNLIMQDKGVAFFSLEMPAEQLMLRMLSIQTSIPLQKLRVGDMSDEQWSQLNGAIDQMNNAKLFVDDTGSVNINQLRSKLRKLKAQHPEIEMAVIDYLQIMQGIGNQDRHLQVSDISRGLKMLARELGIPIVALSQLNRGLESRNDKRPMLSDIRESGSIEQDADIILFVYRDDVYLYKEEKEREKAAKADGKEFVSTYVEKEEEEAEIIIGKQRNGPTGHVKLVFQKKLTRFIDQPSFAQATEFVYENVDTKSAKMDIGAPDTIEMPTL; from the coding sequence ATGCAAGACAATCTCTATAATCTCGCTTTTGAGAGAAGTATTTTAAGTTCAATTATTTTTGAACCTTCACAGTTTGACGATTTAAGTGTTATGTTAAAAGTAGATGATTTCTATCTGCCTGCGCATCAAGACATCTTTAAAGCGATTGTGACACTTTTTCAAAACGATCTTCCAATCGATGAAGAGTTCATAAAAAAAGAACTCAATAAAATGAAAAAATTTGATGAGCAGGTACTTTTAGAAATTCTTGCCGCAAATCCGATCTCAAATACAAAAGCTTATGTTGACGAAGTAAAAGACAAATCTCTCAAACGCCACCTTTTAACTCTAACTACAGAGATTAAACGTGTAACAGTTGAAGAGGAACTGCCTTCTGCAGATGTAGTTGACATCGTAGAGAAAAAACTTTACGAGATCACGCAAGACAATCAAACAAGTGACTTCCTTGATTCTCCTACAATGACATTCCAAACAATGGAATACATCAAAGAGATGAAAGCACGCGGGAACTCTGTACTTGTAGGTGTGGACACTGGTTTTAAAGACCTTAACAAAATGACGACAGGTTTTGGTAAAGGGGATCTTGTTATTGTTGCCGCTCGTCCGGCGATGGGGAAAACATCATTTATTTTAAATACGGTTCACAATCTTATCATGCAGGATAAGGGTGTAGCATTTTTCTCATTAGAGATGCCGGCTGAACAGTTAATGCTTAGAATGCTTTCTATTCAAACTTCGATTCCACTGCAAAAACTGCGTGTCGGTGATATGAGTGATGAGCAATGGAGTCAATTAAACGGGGCGATTGATCAAATGAACAATGCGAAGCTTTTTGTAGATGATACCGGTAGTGTAAACATTAATCAACTTCGTTCCAAACTAAGAAAATTAAAAGCACAACATCCAGAAATCGAAATGGCAGTTATCGATTACCTCCAAATTATGCAAGGGATCGGAAATCAAGATCGTCACCTACAGGTTTCGGATATCTCTCGTGGACTAAAAATGCTTGCTCGTGAACTCGGTATTCCTATCGTAGCTCTTTCACAGCTAAACCGTGGACTAGAATCTCGTAACGATAAACGCCCTATGCTGAGCGATATTCGTGAATCTGGTTCAATCGAACAGGATGCCGATATTATCCTCTTTGTCTACCGTGATGATGTTTATCTCTACAAAGAGGAAAAAGAGCGTGAGAAAGCTGCTAAAGCTGATGGAAAAGAGTTTGTTTCTACTTATGTCGAAAAAGAGGAAGAGGAAGCTGAAATTATTATCGGAAAACAAAGAAATGGTCCAACAGGACATGTAAAACTAGTTTTTCAGAAAAAGCTTACCCGCTTTATCGATCAACCGAGTTTTGCTCAAGCTACAGAATTTGTCTATGAAAATGTCGATACAAAATCGGCAAAAATGGATATCGGTGCACCCGATACCATAGAGATGCCGACACTCTAA
- a CDS encoding YihY family inner membrane protein: MKLNALELYKQVRLFVLSFVDKELTLFAASLSFYTIFTIIPLLIIMMSLLTSLPSFQEHYESIKGFIFSNLVPVQSEIIIEKIDGFLANSAKMGIMSLAAVLVASLLFFKNFEYIANRIFHAQARGLWESITTYWTMMTLTPIGLGISFYITGKIATLMAENTLTSGLNILPLIPYIIIWGLFFLIFQIGPNAKVDPKASAISSFIVSIIFSFSKNGFIYYVFLNKSYTTMYGSFAIVMFLFLWIYVSWIIFLYGLKLCHIIDGIYKNKKSEEIESKE, translated from the coding sequence ATGAAGTTAAATGCTCTTGAACTTTACAAACAAGTGAGACTTTTTGTTTTATCGTTTGTAGATAAAGAGCTAACACTTTTTGCTGCGTCACTGAGCTTTTATACGATTTTTACAATTATTCCACTACTAATTATCATGATGTCATTACTGACATCATTGCCTAGCTTTCAAGAGCATTATGAAAGCATTAAAGGGTTTATATTTTCCAATCTTGTACCTGTACAATCTGAAATTATTATCGAAAAGATAGATGGTTTTTTAGCAAATTCTGCAAAAATGGGAATTATGAGTTTAGCTGCAGTACTTGTAGCATCACTTTTATTTTTTAAAAATTTCGAGTATATTGCAAACAGAATCTTTCATGCACAGGCAAGAGGACTTTGGGAGTCAATTACAACCTATTGGACAATGATGACACTTACTCCGATAGGTCTTGGTATATCGTTTTATATAACGGGTAAGATTGCTACATTGATGGCAGAAAATACACTAACATCAGGGTTGAATATTTTACCGCTTATACCGTACATCATTATCTGGGGACTCTTCTTTTTAATTTTCCAAATCGGACCAAATGCGAAAGTTGATCCAAAAGCTTCGGCAATTAGTTCTTTCATTGTCTCCATTATTTTTAGTTTCAGTAAAAACGGCTTTATCTATTATGTCTTTTTAAATAAATCATACACGACAATGTACGGCTCATTTGCAATTGTAATGTTTTTGTTTTTATGGATATATGTCTCTTGGATCATCTTCTTATACGGTTTAAAACTATGTCACATTATTGATGGCATATATAAAAATAAAAAAAGCGAAGAGATTGAGAGTAAAGAATAG
- the ispG gene encoding flavodoxin-dependent (E)-4-hydroxy-3-methylbut-2-enyl-diphosphate synthase: MIQRYPTKKIYVGDVAVGGDAPISVQSMTYSDTHNVAATVEQINRLHFAGCDIVRVAVPDMEDALALKSIKEQISLPLVADIHFNHKLALIAAESVDCIRINPGNIGSKEKVAEVVKACQERNLPIRIGVNAGSLEKEFDNKYGQTAEAMVASAEYNIKYLEDLGFTDIKVSLKASDVQRTVEAYRMLRPKNNYPFHLGVTEAGTLFHATVKSSIGLGALILDGIGDTLRVSITGELEEEINVGRAILKDSGAMPDGLNIISCPTCGRIEADLVSAVSEIEKRTAHIKTPLNVSVMGCVVNAIGEAAHADVAIAYGKGKGLVMVKGEVVANLDEKELVDKFVDEVEKMAGDK, from the coding sequence ATGATTCAAAGATATCCAACAAAGAAAATATATGTCGGTGATGTTGCTGTAGGTGGGGATGCACCTATTTCCGTGCAGTCAATGACATACTCAGATACACATAATGTTGCTGCAACTGTTGAGCAAATCAATCGTCTCCATTTTGCAGGATGTGATATTGTCCGTGTTGCAGTACCGGATATGGAAGATGCACTCGCACTTAAAAGTATTAAAGAGCAGATCTCTCTTCCGCTTGTTGCAGATATTCACTTCAACCATAAACTAGCCCTCATTGCGGCCGAATCAGTTGACTGCATACGTATTAATCCTGGAAATATCGGCTCTAAAGAAAAAGTTGCCGAAGTTGTAAAGGCATGTCAGGAACGTAATCTTCCAATTAGAATTGGTGTCAATGCAGGAAGTTTGGAAAAAGAGTTTGATAACAAATACGGTCAAACTGCCGAGGCTATGGTGGCAAGTGCAGAATACAACATCAAATACCTCGAAGATCTCGGTTTTACAGATATTAAAGTCTCGCTCAAAGCAAGTGATGTACAAAGAACTGTAGAGGCATACAGAATGCTTCGCCCTAAAAATAATTATCCATTCCATTTAGGAGTGACAGAAGCGGGTACTCTCTTTCATGCGACTGTAAAAAGCTCGATTGGACTTGGTGCACTCATTTTAGACGGTATCGGTGATACTCTAAGAGTCTCTATTACTGGTGAGCTTGAAGAAGAGATCAATGTAGGGCGTGCGATCTTAAAAGACAGCGGTGCTATGCCAGACGGGCTCAATATCATCTCATGTCCAACTTGTGGACGCATCGAAGCAGATTTGGTCAGTGCGGTGAGCGAAATCGAAAAAAGAACGGCTCACATTAAAACACCGCTCAATGTAAGTGTAATGGGCTGTGTCGTAAATGCCATCGGTGAAGCAGCACATGCAGATGTTGCAATTGCATACGGTAAAGGGAAAGGTCTTGTAATGGTAAAAGGTGAAGTTGTAGCTAACCTTGATGAAAAAGAGCTTGTTGACAAGTTTGTAGATGAAGTTGAAAAAATGGCAGGTGATAAATAA